From Brassica oleracea var. oleracea cultivar TO1000 chromosome C3, BOL, whole genome shotgun sequence, a single genomic window includes:
- the LOC106333357 gene encoding uncharacterized protein LOC106333357, which yields MGILLHSQFGKLFQLHVVRCQNSTKLIGSLLCRQLITICKFELWFTFGRHPLRFSLDEFHAVTGLNCGSFNVGDSEADEAPGPTMWNKLFDTTLGTVTVSHVLEMLRNPFLAGWKHVPLALIALVDGVVCCNNKTLKLTPRYVEMLGDIESFLAYPWGRESFLAILTCFLPPPVSKVIKDPVQAMRVRLSQQTTAFYGFPLAL from the coding sequence ATGGGCATTTTGCTCCACTCTCAGTTTGGCAAGCTTTTTCAGCTGCATGTCGTCCGCTGCCAGAACTCTACAAAGCTCATTGGTAGTCTCCTCTGCCGTCAGCTTATTACGATCTGCAAATTTGAACTTTGGTTCACCTTCGGTCGTCATCCTCTACGCTTCTCACTCGATGAATTCCACGCCGTCACTGGTTTAAACTGCGGATCATTCAATGTTGGAGATTCTGAGGCTGACGAAGCTCCAGGTCCTACAATGTGGAACAAGCTATTTGATACAACACTGGGTACCGTTACCGTGAGTCACGTTCTTGAGATGCTGCGGAATCCATTCCTAGCTGGATGGAAACATGTTCCTTTGGCTCTAATAGCCTTGGTGGACGGGGTTGTGTGTTGCAATAACAAAACCCTCAAACTCACCCCGAGGTATGTCGAGATGCTCGGCGACATTGAAAGCTTCTTGGCGTATCCATGGGGTAGAGAATCGTTCTTGGCGATCTTAACTTGTTTTTTACCTCCCCCAGTCAGTAAAGTTATAAAAGACCCAGTGCAAGCAATGCGGGTCCGGTTATCTCAACAGACAACAGCTTTCTATGGCTTTCCACTAGCTCTCTAG
- the LOC106330684 gene encoding uncharacterized protein LOC106330684 → MELPEVLRMEFSYTCTYWKAWKAKELAIASAQGTEEESYKMLPQYFHACIDGWKHLRKVRVVDGTHMFGKYKGVLLSASGQDSKSYIFPVAFAVVDSENGDFWKWFFERLSTIVEDTCELSIISDRCAVIFAAKEKWYPHAHHGICLVNLQRNVSDKYKGLQQKDMVGRAGEAFKVSEFNKLYELIKLTDWRCWDYLEKIDRKLWTRSHFEGKRYNMMTSNIAESLNNALIPARDSPIMALLEFIRRMLTRWYESRHCEISKMKGNIPKDIEPILVEQLVLSTGLLVLPCFTWEFEVTHAPTGFGFTVDLEKWTCTCLEFQMLGLPCRHAIAAASSRKMEYSLFVSEYHVKQTWAETVNGIILPIPDPKDVFVPAEILKVKLYPPMTKRTKGRPYIKMKLSAREFPEGIREGLESTKFATLGALFQEVAEVEEILDKEKTAENHRRQRKRKSWMIDPEDEYPWDQPEELLLVSESEDDWLYEGDTQGEVDEDDMSDNALVSGELMIYEDTDEEGEHVAVEQTRSGSGPSEAGAGSTASGATSGSNSTVLGDSVVGGSVADLSASGVASVSGSNSAGFGSFADSCLTSSTILDVISS, encoded by the exons ATGGAACTTCCGGAAGTATTGCGAATGGAATTCAGCTATACATGTACATACTGGAAAGCTTGGAAAGCGAAAGAACTAGCAATTGCGTCTGCGCAAGGAACAGAAGAGGAGTCTTACAAGATGCTACCACAGTACTTCCAC GCATGTATTGATGGGTGGAAGCATCTGCGGAAGGTCCGTGTGGTGGACGGCACCCACATGTTTGGGAAGTATAAAGGGGTTTTGCTTAGTGCCAGCGGGCAAGATTCAAAAAGCTACATATTCCCTGTTGCTTTCGCAGTGGTGGATAGCGAGAACGGGGATTTTTGGAAGTGGTTTTTCGAGAGGTTGTCAACTATTGTAGAAGATACTTGTGAATTAAGTATAATTTCCGATCGATGCGCCGTAATTTTTGCAGCTAAAGAGAAATGGTATCCACATGCACACCATGGTATTTGTCTTGTAAACCTTCAGCGAAACGTGTCTGACAAGTATAAAGGGCTGCAACAGAAGGATATGGTCGGCAGAGCAGGGGAAGCATTCAAGGTTTCAGAATTTAATAAGCTCTACGAGCTTATAAAGCTTACGGATTGGAGATGTTGGGATTATTTGGAGAAAATCGACCGCAAGTTGTGGACACGTTCACATTTCGAAGGGAAGAGGTATAACATGATGACTTCAAACATTGCCGAATCTTTGAATAATGCTCTGATTCCAGCGCGTGATAGTCCTATAATGGCCCTGCTAGAGTTTATTCGACGGATGCTGACTAGATGGTATGAGAGCAGACACTGCGAGATCAGTAAGATGAAGGGAAATATTCCAAAGGATATTGAACCAATACTGGTTGAACAGTTAGTTTTGTCTACGGGCCTTCTGGTTTTGCCATGTTTCACTTGGGAATTCGAAGTTACACACGCCCCAACTGGATTTGGTTTCACTGTTGATCTGGAAAAATGGACTTGCACGTGCCTAGAATTCCAGATGCTTGGGTTGCCATGCCGACACGCCATTGCTGCTGCTTCTTCTCGGAAAATGGAATATAGCCTGTTTGTTTCTGAATACCATGTGAAACAAACATGGGCTGAAACTGTAAATGGTATCATACTACCTATTCCAGATCCAAAAGACGTCTTTGTTCCCGCCGAAATACTAAAGGTCAAGCTTTATCCACCAATGACCAAAAGAACGAAGGGAAGGCCATACATTAAAATGAAACTTTCAGCCAGAGAGTTTCCG GAAGGTATCCGTGAGGGTTTAGAATCAACAAAGTTTGCAACGCTTGGAGCACTCTTTCAAGAAGTAGCCGAAGTGGAAGAGATTCTGGATAAGGAGAAAACTGCGGAAAACCATCGTCGACAACGTAAGAGAAAGAGTTGGATGATCGACCCGGAAGATGAGTACCCCTGGGACCAACCGGAAGAGTTATTACTAGTGTCAGAGAGTGAAGACGACTGGCTGTATGAAGGAGATACGCAAGGTGAAGTTGACGAAGATGACATGAGTGACAATGCGCTGGTTTCTGGCGAGTTGATGATCTACGAGGACACCGACGAGGAAGGTGAACACGTCGCTGTTGAACAAACCCGTTCCGGCAGCGGCCCTAGCGAAGCAGGTGCTGGCTCCACCGCATCAGGTGCTACATCTGGCTCGAACAGCACCGTCTTAGGAGACTCCGTCGTAGGAGGCTCCGTCGCTGACTTAAGCGCCTCCGGAGTAGCCTCCGTCTCTGGCTCTAACTCAGCCGGATTTGGCTCCTTTGCTGATTCCTGTCTAACGAGCTCAACTATTTTGGACGTGATTTCGTCATGA